A genomic stretch from Brockia lithotrophica includes:
- a CDS encoding MBL fold metallo-hydrolase: protein MPASPANAYLLKRGDVRWLVDTGYGMFPLDAVSGFGDLRGIVLTHRHPAHAGGARSLMLRGIPVYARPSVSRSLSLDLDVLGTDSPCARISREIEIPPEGVRFVGEESYLPEAQEALLLALPGHTWDGLGVYLPCRRALLSGDLLLSGRSVPTLSCDDALAYLSPGEGTLFSANLLAALRDSLRKIESLGDFVLYPGHGEPVEEGRAVLRHVVRQVDDRLFLLRDRVRRPGTPFEVARELFPRAVRKDPAKTTVEVALYLDVLVREGVFRLEWEMRPSGSPRARLLPSDRVRRPPLSERA from the coding sequence GTGCCCGCCTCGCCCGCCAACGCATACCTCCTGAAGCGAGGAGACGTGCGGTGGCTCGTCGATACGGGGTACGGGATGTTTCCGCTCGACGCGGTCTCGGGATTCGGAGATCTCCGGGGGATCGTCCTTACCCACCGCCACCCCGCCCACGCCGGCGGTGCGCGGTCCTTGATGCTTCGGGGGATTCCTGTGTACGCCCGCCCATCGGTTTCGCGGTCTTTGTCTTTGGATCTCGACGTTCTCGGTACGGATTCGCCCTGCGCCCGTATTTCCCGGGAAATCGAAATCCCGCCGGAAGGGGTGCGTTTTGTCGGGGAGGAGTCGTACCTTCCCGAGGCGCAGGAGGCGCTGCTCCTCGCGCTCCCGGGACACACGTGGGACGGTCTGGGCGTTTACCTTCCTTGCCGCCGGGCGCTTCTTTCCGGCGACCTCCTCCTTTCGGGCCGCTCCGTCCCTACGCTTTCCTGCGACGACGCCCTCGCCTACCTTTCGCCCGGCGAAGGCACCCTCTTTTCGGCAAACCTCCTCGCCGCCCTTCGGGATTCCTTACGAAAGATCGAATCCCTCGGGGATTTCGTCCTGTATCCTGGCCACGGAGAACCCGTGGAAGAAGGGAGGGCGGTGCTCCGCCACGTCGTCCGGCAGGTGGACGACCGGCTCTTCCTCTTGCGTGACCGCGTGCGCCGCCCCGGGACGCCTTTTGAAGTTGCCCGGGAACTCTTCCCTCGCGCGGTACGGAAGGATCCGGCAAAGACGACCGTCGAGGTCGCCCTGTACCTCGACGTCCTCGTCCGGGAGGGCGTGTTCCGACTCGAATGGGAGATGCGTCCCTCTGGTTCTCCGCGTGCTCGGCTCCTGCCTTCCGACCGCGTTCGCCGACCTCCCCTTTCCGAGAGGGCATAA
- the rpsD gene encoding 30S ribosomal protein S4, translating into MARYTGPIWRISRRLGISLTGTGKELQKRPFPPGQHGAQSQRRKLSEYGMQLQEKQKLRFLYGVPERQFHNLFRKASRMPGNTGENFLILLERRLDNLVFRLGLARTRRQARQLVTHGHITVNGQRVNIPSYLVKVGDTIGLTEKGKQLRVVKEALAERVYLPEYLSWDEAKLEGRLERLPLREELPQEINETLVVEFYSRRG; encoded by the coding sequence ATGGCGCGCTACACGGGTCCGATTTGGCGGATCAGCCGCCGCCTGGGGATCTCTCTCACGGGAACGGGGAAGGAATTGCAAAAGCGGCCCTTCCCGCCCGGCCAGCACGGAGCCCAGTCCCAACGGCGGAAGCTGAGCGAATACGGCATGCAGCTTCAGGAAAAGCAGAAGCTGCGCTTCCTCTACGGCGTTCCCGAGAGGCAGTTCCACAACCTCTTCCGCAAGGCTTCGCGCATGCCCGGAAACACGGGAGAAAACTTCCTCATCCTCTTGGAACGGCGCCTCGACAACCTCGTGTTTCGCCTCGGCCTCGCCCGCACGAGGCGGCAGGCGAGGCAGCTCGTCACCCACGGACACATCACCGTCAACGGCCAACGCGTAAACATCCCCTCCTACCTCGTAAAGGTTGGGGACACGATCGGCCTCACGGAAAAGGGAAAGCAGCTCCGCGTGGTGAAGGAAGCGTTGGCCGAGCGCGTGTATTTGCCCGAGTACCTCTCCTGGGACGAGGCGAAGCTCGAGGGCCGGTTGGAGCGCCTTCCATTGCGCGAAGAACTGCCGCAGGAGATCAACGAAACGCTCGTCGTCGAGTTTTACAGCCGCCGCGGATAA
- the tyrS gene encoding tyrosine--tRNA ligase: MPEASAILEQVIREENLEPAAAERFRQAFLRLVRGVAEITPLEEFAVRLARSVRDGRPLRVKLGLDPSAPDIHLGHTVVLRKLKDFQELGHVVQLVIGDFTGRIGDPTGRSETRRALTEEEVRENARTYLEQFSRVLDVSRVEVHFNATWLAPLTLAQTIELMSRMTVARMLEREDFRERFASGRPIALHEFLYPLLQGYDSVVLRCDVELGGTDQKFNFLVGRHLQESYGQPGQILMLMPLLEGLDGVRKMSKSLGNYVGVQEPPEEMYGKIMSIPDFLVPRYALLLTDMPEEEVRRLEEGMAAGTVHPMHAKKDLARRIVAQYHGEEAARRAEEHFTRVFQRRDLPEHPEEVWLPSAEIPEGGMGLLSLLVRLGLAASTSEARRFVEQGAVRVDGVRVEDPRARIFPRDGQVVQVGRRNFRRIRLSQDVGP, encoded by the coding sequence ATGCCGGAAGCTTCTGCCATACTCGAGCAGGTGATTCGTGAGGAAAACCTCGAACCCGCGGCGGCCGAGCGCTTTAGGCAGGCCTTTTTGCGCCTAGTTCGCGGGGTAGCAGAGATTACGCCGCTCGAAGAATTCGCCGTTCGCCTGGCGCGGAGCGTGCGCGACGGCCGCCCCCTTCGGGTGAAGTTGGGCCTCGATCCCTCTGCTCCGGACATCCACCTGGGGCATACCGTCGTCCTCCGCAAGCTCAAGGACTTTCAGGAACTCGGCCACGTCGTACAGCTCGTGATCGGGGACTTTACGGGGCGTATCGGCGATCCGACAGGGCGTTCCGAAACGCGCCGCGCGCTCACAGAAGAGGAAGTGCGGGAAAACGCCCGCACCTACCTCGAACAGTTCTCCCGCGTCCTCGACGTCTCGCGCGTCGAGGTGCACTTTAACGCTACGTGGCTTGCCCCCCTTACCCTCGCCCAGACGATCGAGCTCATGTCCCGGATGACCGTGGCGCGAATGTTGGAGCGCGAAGACTTTCGCGAGCGCTTCGCGTCCGGACGCCCCATCGCCCTACACGAATTCCTTTACCCCCTCCTTCAAGGGTACGATTCGGTGGTGCTTCGGTGCGACGTGGAACTCGGGGGGACGGACCAAAAGTTCAACTTCCTCGTGGGCCGTCACCTTCAAGAGAGTTACGGGCAGCCCGGGCAGATCCTCATGCTCATGCCCCTTCTCGAAGGCCTCGACGGCGTACGCAAGATGTCGAAGTCCCTGGGGAACTATGTCGGGGTTCAGGAACCGCCCGAGGAAATGTACGGAAAGATCATGTCCATCCCCGACTTCCTCGTACCGCGGTACGCGCTCCTTCTTACGGACATGCCCGAGGAGGAGGTACGGCGTCTGGAAGAAGGGATGGCGGCAGGGACGGTCCATCCCATGCACGCCAAAAAGGACCTAGCCCGGCGAATCGTCGCCCAGTACCACGGGGAAGAAGCGGCGCGGCGGGCGGAAGAGCATTTCACCCGCGTCTTTCAAAGGCGCGACCTTCCCGAACACCCCGAAGAGGTGTGGTTGCCTTCCGCGGAAATCCCCGAAGGCGGGATGGGCCTCTTGTCCCTCCTCGTGCGCCTCGGGTTGGCCGCCTCGACGAGCGAAGCGCGCCGTTTCGTCGAACAGGGGGCGGTGCGCGTCGACGGCGTGCGCGTCGAGGATCCCCGCGCCCGCATCTTTCCCCGCGACGGGCAGGTCGTCCAAGTGGGTCGGCGGAACTTCCGCCGGATCCGTCTGTCTCAGGATGTGGGCCCGTGA
- a CDS encoding transglycosylase domain-containing protein, producing the protein MSTHGNSGGDEPTLVFPSANRPPEGEQSGKTPNGKRRPPIWRYVGYGFATFAVFVVAFALAGFGIALGIVASAFQKEELPSYEAMKEALFSGNLASYAYDRKGKLIGQLPSVETRIPTKLSEISPYVVEALIAAEDKNFYSHHGVSLRGIARAAFQQFTRSEIQTGGSTLTQQLVKQTLLEDLYRQEISGEVKGEELTRLKYRRKFAEIFLALHVERYFTKEQILEAYLNKMYFGKVQGQNLYGIEAAARGYFGVPAKELNLAQAAYLVGMLQSPGMYDPNDPEGLNRGIDRMRYVLESMRKLGKISEEEYREALNYDIAGNLKSDLPEVSSNRYPILTEEILEEAAEALASQELKKLGQDPEHVRRNAPAEWTDLVQRKRDFLNTAGVRIYTTIDLDLYDAFQDVAQTAVKYLPDAKVVVPTKDAQGKEVRKEMPSVQQFAAVLIDNRTGAVLAEIPNRKPPTVDPTYGKRYLSFARNQPYSPGSSIKPILAYGPALEEGVLPGIDSPVEDTPVVLPDGQKGEHVVYNYNLSPFKGLMTARQALWESRNPPAVRLFLQVGMERAFSYAEAAGISTITPEDKRESQVAAIGGLRKGTTLYELTGAYTVFPNQGLLKKPYMVERISDAGDRELYRHEEEVRQVFSPETAYMVTDALRGVVTNGTASALGAKLRSAYGDVPVAGKTGTSEDDQDFWFIGYTPTFTLGVWGGYDMRNKDQPNATSLNRGGTRFDHLSPWFTLYQKTVQILPDLNPQGKSFPRPNTLVTASICLPSGKLPSETCQKAAGKVPKVEIISGLFPRNRVPTERDDRVVEARLVVVGDKEYRARDDTPDDLVLKEVRVKRDPLQIPKRVRMLISPYPTDWKNHLPEEADPRTPTGRAPNPPQGLTATLDGNAVVLRWNANGEPDIAGYRVFRIDAAGETHIASVMSHQPLEFRDLSPTPLSAYQVVAVTVDGRTSPPSNPVSPFDLSKPPKGAPSPPKDVQVSRQADGTVAVRWNPNAEKDHVIYYSVYAGNTDHGPWTKLGDATDPSFTFTPSPNQAYVRVTATNDVGESEPSKAVPIPQAPPSSPSPPQGETPPPTGNRGETRGILDLLPFPSHPKR; encoded by the coding sequence ATGTCCACGCACGGAAATTCCGGCGGCGACGAACCTACGCTCGTGTTTCCCTCGGCAAATCGTCCCCCGGAAGGCGAACAGTCTGGAAAAACCCCGAACGGAAAACGAAGGCCGCCGATTTGGCGGTACGTAGGATACGGTTTCGCCACGTTTGCCGTCTTCGTCGTGGCCTTTGCCTTGGCCGGATTTGGCATCGCCTTGGGGATCGTAGCTTCCGCCTTTCAAAAGGAAGAACTCCCTTCCTACGAGGCGATGAAGGAAGCGCTGTTTTCCGGAAACCTCGCGAGTTACGCCTACGACCGAAAGGGCAAGCTCATCGGACAACTTCCCTCGGTAGAGACGCGTATCCCGACGAAGCTGTCCGAGATTTCTCCGTACGTCGTCGAGGCGCTGATCGCCGCAGAAGACAAGAACTTCTACTCCCATCACGGGGTAAGCCTTCGCGGGATCGCCCGTGCGGCGTTCCAACAGTTTACCCGAAGCGAAATTCAGACCGGGGGAAGCACGCTCACCCAACAGCTCGTCAAGCAGACGCTTCTCGAGGATCTCTACCGCCAAGAAATCAGCGGCGAGGTAAAGGGCGAAGAGCTCACGCGCCTGAAGTACAGGCGAAAGTTTGCGGAGATCTTCCTCGCCCTCCACGTCGAACGCTATTTCACCAAGGAGCAAATCCTCGAGGCCTACCTGAACAAGATGTACTTCGGCAAAGTCCAAGGCCAAAACCTCTACGGCATCGAAGCCGCCGCCCGCGGGTACTTCGGTGTACCCGCCAAGGAGCTGAACCTGGCCCAGGCGGCTTACCTCGTAGGCATGCTTCAATCCCCGGGGATGTACGACCCAAACGATCCGGAAGGGCTCAACCGCGGCATCGATCGCATGCGCTACGTACTCGAAAGCATGCGAAAGCTCGGCAAGATTTCCGAAGAAGAGTACCGAGAAGCGCTGAACTACGACATTGCGGGAAACCTGAAGTCGGACCTTCCCGAAGTGAGCTCGAACCGCTACCCGATCCTCACGGAAGAAATCCTCGAGGAAGCTGCCGAAGCGCTCGCTTCCCAAGAGCTCAAGAAGCTCGGGCAAGATCCGGAACACGTCCGTCGGAATGCCCCGGCGGAGTGGACGGACCTCGTGCAGCGAAAGCGCGACTTCTTGAACACGGCTGGTGTCCGCATCTACACGACGATCGATCTCGACCTGTACGACGCCTTTCAAGACGTAGCCCAAACTGCGGTGAAGTACCTTCCGGACGCAAAGGTCGTCGTACCCACGAAGGACGCCCAGGGAAAAGAAGTTCGAAAGGAAATGCCTTCGGTACAGCAGTTTGCCGCCGTGCTCATCGACAACCGCACGGGGGCCGTTCTTGCGGAAATTCCCAACCGAAAGCCTCCGACGGTGGACCCGACGTACGGAAAACGCTACCTCTCCTTTGCCCGCAACCAGCCGTACTCTCCCGGGTCTTCCATTAAGCCCATCCTCGCCTACGGCCCGGCGCTCGAGGAGGGGGTTCTCCCCGGCATCGACTCTCCCGTGGAGGATACCCCCGTAGTCCTTCCCGACGGCCAAAAGGGCGAGCACGTCGTCTACAACTACAACCTTTCGCCGTTTAAAGGCCTCATGACCGCCCGTCAGGCGCTCTGGGAATCGCGGAACCCGCCGGCCGTCCGCCTCTTCCTCCAGGTGGGGATGGAACGCGCCTTCTCCTACGCGGAGGCGGCGGGGATCTCTACGATCACCCCGGAAGACAAGCGGGAATCCCAGGTGGCGGCCATCGGAGGGTTGCGCAAGGGGACTACGCTGTACGAGCTTACGGGCGCCTACACGGTATTCCCCAACCAGGGGCTCCTGAAAAAGCCGTACATGGTGGAACGGATCTCCGACGCGGGCGACCGCGAGCTCTACCGCCACGAAGAAGAGGTCCGGCAGGTGTTTTCCCCAGAGACCGCCTACATGGTCACGGATGCCCTGCGCGGCGTCGTCACGAATGGGACGGCTTCCGCCTTGGGCGCCAAGCTGCGAAGCGCCTACGGCGACGTGCCGGTGGCCGGCAAGACCGGGACGAGCGAAGACGATCAGGATTTCTGGTTCATCGGCTACACGCCGACCTTCACCCTGGGGGTTTGGGGCGGGTACGACATGCGAAACAAAGACCAACCGAACGCCACGAGCCTAAACCGCGGCGGAACCCGCTTCGACCACCTCTCCCCTTGGTTCACCCTGTACCAAAAGACGGTGCAAATCCTTCCCGACCTCAACCCCCAAGGGAAATCCTTCCCTCGTCCGAATACCCTGGTTACGGCGAGCATCTGCCTCCCTTCGGGAAAGCTCCCTTCGGAAACCTGCCAAAAGGCCGCAGGCAAGGTCCCCAAGGTGGAAATCATCTCCGGGCTCTTCCCGCGAAACCGCGTGCCTACGGAACGGGACGACCGCGTTGTAGAGGCGCGCCTCGTCGTCGTTGGGGATAAGGAATACCGCGCCCGGGACGACACGCCGGACGACCTCGTGCTCAAAGAGGTGCGGGTAAAACGCGACCCTCTTCAGATCCCCAAACGCGTCCGCATGCTCATCTCTCCCTACCCAACGGATTGGAAAAACCACCTTCCCGAGGAAGCTGACCCGCGTACGCCCACAGGGCGAGCGCCGAATCCTCCCCAAGGGCTCACCGCCACCCTCGACGGCAACGCCGTCGTCCTCCGCTGGAATGCGAACGGAGAACCGGACATCGCGGGGTACCGCGTGTTCCGCATCGACGCGGCAGGGGAAACGCACATCGCCAGCGTGATGAGCCACCAGCCGCTCGAATTCCGCGACCTTTCGCCGACGCCGCTTTCCGCCTACCAAGTCGTGGCCGTCACGGTCGACGGCCGAACCTCGCCTCCATCCAACCCCGTAAGTCCGTTCGACCTGAGTAAACCGCCCAAAGGCGCCCCTTCTCCTCCGAAAGACGTCCAGGTGAGCCGACAGGCAGACGGCACGGTCGCCGTAAGGTGGAATCCCAACGCGGAAAAGGACCACGTGATCTACTACTCCGTGTACGCCGGAAACACCGACCACGGTCCGTGGACAAAGCTGGGGGACGCGACCGATCCGTCCTTTACCTTTACTCCTTCGCCCAACCAGGCGTACGTGCGGGTGACCGCGACGAACGACGTGGGAGAATCCGAACCGAGCAAGGCGGTGCCCATCCCGCAGGCACCCCCATCTTCGCCCAGCCCGCCTCAAGGGGAAACACCGCCGCCCACGGGAAACCGTGGGGAAACTCGGGGAATCTTGGACCTCCTTCCCTTCCCATCACACCCAAAACGCTAA
- a CDS encoding acylphosphatase has protein sequence MKRLFLRIVGRVQGVGYRAFVLREATRRGITGWVRNEPDGSVTAEVQGDDRSLSDLLLALKEGPPAARVDDLVIEERPVIPEEKSFRIAYR, from the coding sequence ATGAAACGCCTCTTTCTCCGCATCGTGGGCCGCGTGCAAGGGGTTGGGTACCGCGCGTTCGTCCTCCGGGAAGCGACGCGGCGGGGGATTACAGGATGGGTGCGCAACGAACCCGACGGCTCGGTCACTGCGGAGGTGCAGGGGGACGACCGCTCCTTGAGCGACCTCCTGCTCGCCCTCAAGGAGGGGCCCCCTGCCGCCCGCGTCGACGACCTCGTGATCGAAGAACGCCCCGTGATTCCCGAGGAAAAATCCTTCCGCATCGCCTACCGATGA
- the rlmD gene encoding 23S rRNA (uracil(1939)-C(5))-methyltransferase RlmD, with amino-acid sequence MPHEQKTRDVLWVRARIRELDEQGYGRFRLETGTPGWEWAEGVPPFEGPLPIGEEFLRQPAESVGNRTYRGKPRDVVVPYVLPGEEVLVRVDLRPQKKGLLRGWPETILSPHDGRVLPRCRHFGACGGCALQHAAYELQLAYKEEKVRRLLSAQGMRDVSISPIRGMAHPWGYRNKMEFTFRSDGIPGLHAKGTYREILPLSECHIAHPDIDRVREIVGKWARERGLPGYDKDRHSGLLRHLVVRKAFATGELLVALVATETPDGYASSLAELGAELRRTFPGLRGLLWAENRSLSDAVQVERLHVLEGRPYIEELLGGFRYRLELETFFQTNPLQAEVLVSTALAYVREVLDSSANALVVDLYSGVGTFTLPLARVAERVVGIEVVPASVEAARRNAAQNAVANVEFRLADAGEGLQRLLREWGRAPSLLLLDPPRAGAGARTVRTVIDAAPEAVVYVSCNPATFAEDAARLMDGGYALVSVIPVDMFPHTPHVELVALFRRTRLG; translated from the coding sequence GTGCCCCACGAGCAAAAGACACGGGACGTGCTTTGGGTACGGGCGCGGATTCGCGAGCTGGACGAACAGGGATACGGGCGCTTCCGCCTCGAGACGGGGACTCCGGGTTGGGAATGGGCCGAAGGGGTCCCGCCTTTCGAAGGACCGCTACCCATCGGGGAGGAGTTTCTCAGACAACCTGCGGAATCTGTGGGAAACCGCACGTACCGCGGCAAGCCGCGCGACGTCGTCGTTCCCTACGTCCTCCCCGGTGAGGAGGTCCTCGTCCGCGTCGACCTTCGCCCGCAGAAAAAGGGCCTTTTGCGGGGGTGGCCGGAGACGATCCTCTCTCCCCACGACGGCCGCGTGCTTCCGCGCTGCAGGCACTTCGGCGCCTGTGGGGGATGCGCGCTCCAACACGCCGCGTACGAGCTTCAGCTTGCCTACAAGGAAGAAAAGGTGCGCCGTCTCCTAAGCGCCCAAGGAATGCGCGACGTTTCGATAAGCCCCATCCGCGGGATGGCCCATCCTTGGGGATACCGAAACAAGATGGAATTTACCTTTCGTTCCGACGGAATTCCCGGACTTCACGCCAAGGGGACGTACCGCGAAATCCTCCCGCTGTCCGAGTGCCACATCGCCCATCCGGACATCGACCGCGTGCGGGAAATCGTGGGGAAGTGGGCGCGTGAGCGGGGCCTACCCGGCTACGACAAGGACCGCCACTCCGGCCTCTTGCGCCACCTCGTCGTGCGCAAGGCCTTTGCCACCGGCGAACTTCTCGTCGCCCTCGTGGCGACGGAGACGCCGGACGGATACGCCTCTTCCCTTGCCGAACTCGGAGCCGAACTTCGGCGCACCTTCCCCGGACTTCGCGGCCTCCTCTGGGCGGAAAACCGGAGCCTTTCCGACGCCGTCCAGGTCGAACGCCTCCACGTCCTCGAAGGACGTCCCTACATCGAGGAACTCCTCGGGGGCTTTCGCTACCGCCTCGAGCTCGAGACGTTCTTTCAGACAAACCCCCTTCAGGCGGAAGTCCTCGTTTCCACGGCGCTCGCTTACGTCCGAGAAGTTCTGGATTCCTCAGCGAACGCCTTGGTCGTCGACCTGTACTCGGGGGTGGGCACGTTCACCCTTCCCCTCGCCCGCGTGGCGGAGCGGGTGGTGGGCATCGAGGTGGTCCCCGCCTCCGTGGAGGCGGCACGCCGGAATGCGGCACAAAACGCCGTGGCGAACGTGGAGTTTCGCCTTGCCGATGCAGGAGAAGGTTTGCAGCGCCTTCTCCGCGAATGGGGGCGTGCGCCGTCGCTTCTCCTCTTGGATCCCCCCCGGGCGGGGGCGGGAGCGCGCACCGTCCGTACCGTCATAGATGCGGCACCGGAGGCGGTCGTGTACGTATCCTGCAATCCTGCGACCTTTGCCGAAGACGCCGCGCGCCTTATGGATGGGGGATACGCGCTCGTCTCCGTGATCCCCGTAGACATGTTTCCCCACACGCCGCATGTGGAACTCGTCGCCCTATTTCGGCGAACGCGGTTGGGCTAA
- the hflX gene encoding GTPase HflX, with the protein MGKASRNSPSPARTRALLAALFSPAEWGERESRLAEDRRLAETAGAEVVATVVARRERPEAATLFGRGKVEEIHSLLQEVGAELVLVNRSLTPTQLRNLERAWGLPVVDRVQLILDIFAQRARTRESQIQVELAQLQYLLPRLAGRGEALSRLGGGIGTRGPGETKLEVDQRRIRRRIHLLRKRLAEVERSRATQKRARLRRGIPQVVLVGYTNAGKSTLFRALTGAEVLVEDRLFATLDTTARRLRLPSGRTVVLLDTVGFVRDLPTFLVAAFRSTLDVVREADLLLHVVDVSEDDWEEKMRVAEEHLRALHAEDIPRILLLNKKDRLPPEKWPTPAGLFSDSSRAVLLLSATDPQDLSRLRAELDSFFARADALSLEAPPPPTPPA; encoded by the coding sequence GTGGGTAAGGCTTCGCGAAATTCTCCCTCCCCCGCGCGAACGCGCGCCCTCCTCGCGGCGCTTTTCTCCCCCGCCGAGTGGGGCGAACGGGAGTCGCGCCTCGCCGAAGACCGCCGACTTGCCGAAACCGCCGGCGCAGAGGTGGTTGCGACGGTCGTCGCCCGCCGGGAAAGACCTGAAGCGGCGACGCTTTTCGGCCGGGGAAAGGTCGAGGAAATCCACAGCCTCCTCCAAGAGGTCGGGGCAGAACTCGTCCTCGTAAACCGCTCCCTCACCCCTACGCAGTTGAGAAACCTGGAAAGGGCTTGGGGGCTCCCCGTCGTCGACCGCGTGCAACTCATCCTCGACATCTTCGCCCAGCGGGCCCGCACGCGGGAGAGTCAGATCCAGGTGGAGCTCGCCCAGCTCCAATACCTCCTTCCCCGTCTCGCGGGACGCGGCGAGGCCCTCTCCCGACTGGGAGGAGGAATCGGGACGCGCGGCCCCGGGGAGACGAAGCTCGAAGTCGACCAACGGCGCATTCGCCGCCGCATCCACCTCCTCCGCAAACGGCTCGCAGAGGTCGAACGCTCCCGCGCTACGCAAAAGCGGGCCCGCCTCCGCCGCGGGATCCCCCAGGTAGTCCTCGTAGGGTACACGAACGCTGGAAAGTCCACGCTTTTTCGGGCGCTCACGGGTGCCGAGGTGCTCGTCGAAGACCGCCTCTTCGCCACGTTGGACACGACCGCCCGGCGCCTCCGCCTCCCTTCAGGGCGTACGGTCGTCCTTCTCGACACCGTCGGCTTCGTTCGCGACCTCCCCACGTTCCTCGTCGCCGCCTTTCGCTCCACCCTCGACGTAGTCCGAGAAGCCGACCTCCTCCTCCACGTCGTGGACGTCTCGGAGGACGACTGGGAGGAGAAGATGCGCGTCGCCGAGGAACACCTGCGCGCTCTACACGCAGAGGACATCCCGCGCATTTTGCTTCTCAACAAGAAGGACCGCCTCCCCCCCGAGAAATGGCCTACGCCTGCAGGCCTTTTCTCGGACTCCTCACGGGCGGTCCTCCTCCTCTCCGCAACCGATCCCCAAGATCTGTCGCGTCTTAGGGCGGAGTTGGACTCCTTTTTCGCGCGCGCGGATGCACTCAGCCTAGAAGCGCCTCCTCCACCCACGCCGCCTGCGTAA
- a CDS encoding NAD(P)/FAD-dependent oxidoreductase: MLSRHTRSADVLIVGGGIVGASVAYFLRALGFTGRIVLAERDFAFLWGSTRHSMGGIRRCFLSQVNVRLAQFGHEVYREIERHLSFDGDAPPFRPVGYLLLADGRNWSLLHAMHSRLRTWGLMPEWVGREALPQLLGWELEDSLVGGLYCPGDGVLDVPRVHAALYRRLEELEVETVRADVDRILVEGGRLVGVEAVLVEERARVRWKVPRAVVAAGAWSPKLTAAAGEYLPVESRRRAVYSFALEKRELPESLPPLPFLLLPGGEMVALRGEELLLSIPAGQAHEEDAALAVLRRLGPYGRGGRLLSGRSAVHDVHVRDYSPIVGPCPRAEGLWVAAGFGTYGVGLAPAVGFGLAERILRRRRATLPLDFLTPSRITQAAWVEEALLG; this comes from the coding sequence ATGCTTTCGCGCCACACGCGTTCTGCCGACGTTCTCATCGTCGGCGGCGGGATCGTAGGGGCGAGCGTCGCCTATTTCCTTCGCGCTTTGGGGTTTACGGGACGCATCGTCCTCGCGGAGCGCGATTTCGCCTTTCTCTGGGGTTCGACGCGGCACAGCATGGGCGGGATTCGGCGCTGCTTTCTCTCGCAGGTGAACGTCCGCCTGGCACAGTTCGGCCACGAGGTCTACCGTGAGATCGAACGGCACCTTTCCTTCGACGGAGATGCCCCTCCTTTCCGGCCCGTAGGCTACCTCCTCCTTGCGGACGGGCGAAATTGGTCGCTTCTGCACGCGATGCACAGCCGCCTGCGCACTTGGGGGTTGATGCCCGAATGGGTAGGGCGGGAAGCCCTTCCCCAGCTTTTGGGCTGGGAACTCGAGGATTCCCTCGTCGGTGGACTGTACTGTCCCGGTGACGGCGTGCTCGACGTGCCTCGGGTTCACGCGGCCCTCTACCGCAGGCTGGAAGAGCTCGAGGTGGAGACCGTTCGAGCTGACGTAGACCGCATCCTCGTAGAGGGCGGTCGTCTCGTCGGCGTAGAGGCCGTCCTCGTCGAGGAGCGGGCGCGGGTGCGTTGGAAAGTTCCCCGCGCGGTAGTTGCGGCGGGGGCGTGGAGTCCGAAGCTCACTGCCGCAGCGGGAGAATACCTCCCCGTGGAAAGCCGGCGCCGGGCGGTGTACTCCTTTGCCCTGGAGAAGCGCGAGCTTCCGGAATCCCTTCCCCCCCTTCCCTTTCTCCTCCTTCCTGGTGGAGAAATGGTCGCCCTGCGGGGGGAAGAGCTCCTTCTGAGCATTCCCGCCGGTCAGGCCCACGAAGAAGATGCGGCGCTTGCCGTCTTGCGGCGTCTCGGTCCCTACGGCCGCGGCGGGCGACTGCTTTCCGGGCGATCTGCCGTCCACGACGTGCACGTCCGGGACTACAGCCCGATTGTCGGTCCGTGCCCGCGTGCAGAGGGCCTTTGGGTTGCCGCGGGGTTCGGGACCTACGGCGTAGGGCTCGCTCCGGCCGTAGGCTTCGGTTTGGCGGAGCGGATCCTCCGCCGGCGGCGGGCAACCCTTCCCCTTGATTTCCTCACGCCCTCTCGGATTACGCAGGCGGCGTGGGTGGAGGAGGCGCTTCTAGGCTGA